In the genome of Persephonella sp. KM09-Lau-8, one region contains:
- a CDS encoding MoxR family ATPase has translation MHIKNKKIQGIIETLSQFLHGKEQALRLSLITFFSKGHLLIEDMPGLGKTTLAIGIAKIMGLSFGRIQATSDLLPTDITGVSIYNKELQKFEFHPGPIFNNIVLVDEINRATPKTQSALLEAMGEKQVTVEGETYKLPKPFFVIATQNPVEQFGTFPLPESQMDRFMMKISIGYPSREAEREILKGGSKREELYRISPILDKEEVVKIQNEIEQVYLSDKVIEYILDIVEATRKSKYFASGLSIRGTLTLAKTARTNAYFKGRDYVIPEDIKELLPYTIPHRIILHEIYQNTDSEELILSVVEKIPVPA, from the coding sequence ATGCATATAAAAAATAAAAAAATTCAGGGAATTATAGAAACCTTATCACAGTTTTTACACGGAAAAGAGCAGGCATTAAGGCTATCTTTAATTACATTTTTTTCAAAAGGACATCTGCTTATAGAAGACATGCCCGGTCTGGGTAAAACAACACTTGCCATAGGAATAGCCAAAATAATGGGGCTTTCCTTTGGGAGAATACAGGCAACAAGTGATTTACTTCCCACAGATATAACCGGTGTATCCATATACAATAAAGAACTCCAGAAATTTGAGTTCCATCCGGGACCTATTTTCAATAATATCGTGCTGGTTGATGAGATAAACCGGGCTACCCCTAAAACCCAGAGTGCTTTGCTTGAGGCTATGGGAGAAAAGCAGGTTACAGTTGAAGGTGAGACATACAAACTTCCAAAACCATTTTTTGTAATTGCTACACAGAACCCTGTCGAGCAGTTTGGAACATTTCCCCTCCCTGAATCCCAGATGGATAGATTTATGATGAAAATAAGCATAGGATACCCTTCCAGAGAAGCAGAAAGGGAAATTCTAAAAGGTGGTAGCAAAAGGGAGGAGCTTTACAGAATTAGTCCTATACTGGACAAAGAGGAAGTTGTGAAAATACAAAATGAGATTGAACAGGTATATCTATCAGACAAAGTTATTGAATACATACTGGATATAGTTGAGGCAACCAGAAAATCTAAATATTTTGCCTCTGGGTTATCAATCAGGGGAACATTAACTTTAGCAAAAACAGCACGGACAAATGCATATTTTAAAGGCAGAGACTATGTAATCCCTGAAGATATAAAGGAGCTTTTACCTTACACAATACCCCACAGGATCATATTACACGAAATTTATCAAAATACAGACAGCGAGGAACTGATATTATCGGTAGTGGAAAAAATTCCCGTTCCAGCATGA